Proteins encoded by one window of Salvia splendens isolate huo1 chromosome 7, SspV2, whole genome shotgun sequence:
- the LOC121810883 gene encoding 2-hydroxyisoflavanone dehydratase-like, whose translation MAARRNLSLIFFLAFSTLHSLSQSQSDPILYDIYPFIRVYKNGTIQRFIGQDFSPPSTDPATGVQSKDIHFSHLSARLYLPKNPAGKLPLLIYFHGGGFFTESAFSPTYHHHLTSLVAAAKIAAVSVNYRLAPEHPLPAAYNDAWLALQWTFSRSDPWIKNHADLGKIYLGGDSAGANIAHRMSIRVGSDNLGPGINLRGMFLNCPFFLGKKEIGNESGDAYAEEQMRKLWVYAYPGSEAGLDNPLVNPGMDPGLGRLGCGRVLVYVAGKDVLRFRGRYYAAALRRSGWKGEVKVVEVEGESHVFNLINPNTAKAAAMVRVLASFLNQS comes from the coding sequence ATGGCAGCTCGCCGGAATCTCTCCCTCATCTTCTTCCTAGCATTCTCCACTCTCCACTCCCTCTCCCAATCACAGTCCGACCCCATCCTCTACGACATCTACCCATTCATCCGAGTCTACAAAAACGGCACAATCCAGCGATTCATTGGACAAGACTTCTCCCCTCCTTCCACCGATCCCGCCACCGGCGTCCAATCCAAAGACATCCACTTCTCCCACCTCTCCGCCCGCCTCTACCTCCCCAAAAACCCCGCCGGCAAACTCCCCCTCCTCATCTACTTCCACGGCGGCGGCTTCTTCACCGAGTCCGCCTTCTCTCCGACCTACCACCACCACCTCACCTCCCTCGTCGCCGCCGCCAAAATCGCCGCCGTCTCCGTCAATTACCGATTAGCCCCGGAGCACCCCCTCCCCGCCGCCTACAACGACGCTTGGCTCGCCCTCCAATGGACATTCTCCCGCTCCGATCCGTGGATAAAAAATCACGCCGATTTGGGGAAAATTTACCTAGGCGGAGACAGCGCCGGGGCGAATATAGCCCACCGCATGTCCATCCGGGTCGGGTCGGATAATTTAGGCCCGGGAATTAATCTGCGAGGGATGTTCCTCAACTGCCCGTTTTTTCTGGGGAAGAAGGAGATCGGGAATGAGTCGGGAGATGCATATGCGGAGGAGCAGATGCGGAAGCTGTGGGTGTATGCTTACCCGGGTTCGGAGGCGGGTCTGGACAACCCGCTGGTGAACCCGGGTATGGATCCGGGGCTGGGAAGGTTGGGGTGCGGGAGGGTACTTGTGTACGTGGCGGGGAAGGATGTGTTGAGGTTTAGGGGGAGGTACTACGCGGCGGCGCTGAGGCGGAGCGGGTGGAAGGGGGAGGTgaaggtggtggaggtggaagGGGAGAGCCACGTGTTCAATTTGATCAACCCGAATACGGCCAAGGCTGCCGCCATGGTTCGAGTGTTGGCTTCGTTTCTCAACCAGTCGTGA
- the LOC121742369 gene encoding ceramide synthase LOH2-like — MESFWTANGVPDVSHFAVAFCFVFFFFAARAFLDRFIFRRLAVRLVTRGTGQSKWSKETSTKIAKCAESMWKFAYYGTVEFCVLAANYQEPWFTDVKEYFTGWPDQELKLSVKLIYMCQCGFYLYSIAALLTWETRRKDFSVMMSHHIVTVILISYSYMTRFFQIGIVILALHDASDVFLEGAKIFKYSGKELGASAFFGLFAISWLALRLIYFPFWVIRSSSYYLCRVLNLSQTSHAIMYYIFNTMLITLLVFHIYWWFLICSMIKKQLNNRGKVGEDIRSDSEDDD, encoded by the exons ATGGAATCGTTCTGGACGGCCAATGGCGTCCCCGACGTTTCTCATTTTGCCGTCGCTTTCTGCTTCGTGTTCTTCTTCTTCGCCGCAAGGGCTTTCCTCGACAGATTCATTTTTCGC AGACTGGCAGTGAGGTTGGTGACCAGAGGTACTGGTCAGTCGAAATGGAGTAAGGAGACGAGCACAAAGATCGCCAAATGTGCGGAGTCCATGTGGAAGTTTGCGTACTATGGTACTGTTGAGTTTTGTGTTTTGGCAGCTAATTACCAGGAACCATGGTTTACAGATGTGAAAGAATACTTTACAGGCTGGCCTGATCAAGAACTTAA GCTTTCTGTGAAACTTATCTACATGTGCCAGTGTGGATTCTACCTCTATAGCATTGCTGCCCTCCTTACCTGGGAAACTCGAAGGAAGGATTTCTCTGTCATGATGTCACATCATATCGTGACCGTCATCCTAATTTCTTATTCATACATGACAAG GTTCTTCCAGATAGGAATTGTAATTCTTGCATTGCATGATGCAAGCGATGTATTCCTTGAAGGtgctaaaatttttaaatactcAGGAAAAGAGCTAGGAGCTAGTGCATTTTTTGGTTTGTTTGCCATATCATGGCTTGCGCTAAGGCTTATATACTTCCCATTTTGGGTCATCAGGTCATCAAG CTACTATTTGTGTCGAGTCCTGAACCTGTCACAGACGTCCCATGCAATAATGTACTATATCTTCAACACAATGTTAATCACTCTGCTGGTTTTCCACATTTACTGGTGGTTCCTCATATGTTCAATGataaaaaaacaactaaacaatagaGGAAAGGTTGGGGAAGACATACGATCAG ACAGCGAAGATGATGATTGA
- the LOC121741183 gene encoding uncharacterized protein LOC121741183, whose amino-acid sequence MSSSGSYYWAQNCGNHFQAKGIVVVFAWVPFSEPLLNDCIAFYSSLGWNSLVCLSNYLNPFFPERATSLAFAVLDDLVKELKGGICPVVLAAFAGGSKACMYKVLQIIEGCSEVELNMEDRRLVASCISGQIYDSDPIDFTTDLGARFALHRSVLKVPGAAKLASFLAKGVTLSLDALFLTRFGSQQAEYLQTLYSSVRLGAPFLILCPENEDIPFSTLCTFAKHLLDVGGTVKIIKRSTSSHLGHHQHQSTQCIAITKLLEQAVSIFSEKIQKLGEKSNMEDMHDVISPIRYNLQNSAVLSNTNDHFLLPCSSEYEKSRQLNERSSYSHLSSPRMCTNTVLGQVLFDACVPKNVEGWDIKFSGSLNGEPFASVRRRSPFCAMKQRSRL is encoded by the exons ATGAGCAGCAGCGGGAGCTACTACTGGGCGCAGAATTGCGGCAACCACTTTCAAGCCAAGGGAATTGTCGTGGTTTTCGCCTGGGTGCCGTTCAGCGAACCTCTGTTGAATGATTGCATCGCCTTCTACTCTTCTCTCGGATGGAACTCTCTGGTTTGCCTCTCCAACTATCTCAACCC TTTCTTTCCGGAGAGAGCTACATCACTTGCTTTTGCTGTCCTAGATGATCTTGTCAAG GAGCTCAAAGGTGGAATATGTCCTGTAGTACTTGCAGCTTTTGCTGGTGGTTCTAAAGCATGCATGTATAAGGTTTTACAG ATTATTGAAGGCTGTTCTGAAGTTGAACTCAATATG GAGGACCGTAGGTTGGTTGCAAGCTGCATCTCTGGACAGATCTACGATTCTGACCCCATCGATTTTACAACCGACTTGGGTGCTCGATTTGCGCTGCATCGCTCCGTCCTCAAAGTTCCTGGTGCAGCTAAGCTAGCATCATTTTTAGCAAAAGGTGTTACTTTGAGCTTGGATGCTTTATTTCTCACGAGATTCGGTTCCCAACAGGCTGAATACTTGCAAACTCTTTATTCTTCTGTG CGTTTGGGGGCCCCCTTTCTCATTCTATGCCCAGAAAATGAAGACATTCCCTTTTCAACCCTATGTACCTTTGCAAAGCATTTACTGGATGTGGGCGGTACTGTCAAAATTATAAAGAGATCTACCTCTTCTCATCTAG GCCATCATCAGCACCAATCAACGCAGTGCATAGCTATAACCAAGTTGCTTGAGCAGGCTGTTTCAATTTTCTCAGAAAAAATTCAGAAACTTGGAGAAAAATCGAACATGGAAGATATGCATGATGTTATCTCCCCCATAAGATATAATCTCCAGAATTCAGCAGTTCTCTCAAATACAAATGACCACTTCCTCCTGCCATGCTCATCAGAATATGAAAAGAGCAGACAGCTAAACGAGAGGTCATCTTATAGTCATCTGTCAAGCCCTCGTATGTGCACAAATACTGTTCTTGGCCAAGTGCTGTTCGATGCTTGTGTTCCAAAAAATGTCGAAGGTTGGGATATTAAGTTCTCGGGGAGTTTGAATGGAGAACCGTTTGCTTCCGTACGGAGACGCTCCCCCTTTTGTGCAATGAAACAGAGATCAAGATTATGA
- the LOC121741706 gene encoding uncharacterized protein LOC121741706, with protein MACLNMSSNDQALYSANAGPRISFSSDFLEPVKLEKSYREAPVSSDFEFSVRNYSMISADEVFFDGKMLPSRESFTKAKTLRDELLSSDDGCEDVSSRRAKGTNRWRERFGLKRTPKSLGSIDEMKALEMGVFGSKK; from the coding sequence ATGGCATGCTTGAACATGTCGAGCAACGATCAAGCCTTGTACAGCGCGAACGCAGGGCCAAGAATCTCGTTTTCAAGTGATTTTCTTGAGCCAGTCAAGCTGGAGAAGAGCTACAGAGAGGCCCCGGTGTCCTCGGATTTTGAGTTCTCTGTCCGGAACTACTCTATGATCTCTGCAGATGAAGTTTTCTTCGATGGCAAAATGCTGCCATCGAGGGAGAGCTTCACAAAGGCAAAAACCCTCAGAGACGAGCTCCTTTCTAGTGACGATGGTTGTGAGGATGTCTCGTCGCGGAGGGCGAAGGGCACGAACCGATGGAGGGAGAGGTTTGGACTGAAGAGAACACCCAAGAGTTTGGGAAGTATAGATGAGATGAAGGCCTTAGAGATGGGTGTTTTTGGCAGTAAGAAATGA